In a single window of the Streptomyces cinnabarinus genome:
- the ctaD gene encoding cytochrome c oxidase subunit I, translating to MGTQTVQTPVRPVRTKHKGRVIVDWLTTTDHKKIGHLYLITSFAFFLLGGLMALLMRAELARPGLQLINNQQFNQLFTLHGTIMLLLFATPAFAGFANELMPLQIGSPDVAFPRLNMLSYWFYLFGGLIVISSLAVPSGPADFGWFAYAPLNSLERSPGIGGDLWIMGLALSGFGTILGAVNFITTIIGMRAPGMTMFRMPIFVWNTLFTSILILMAFPVLAAALLCLEADRRFGSHIFEAASGGALLWQHLFWFFGHPEVYIIALPFFGIISEIIPVFARKPMFGYLTLIGATMAITGLSVVVWAHHMFATGAVLLPFFSFMSFLIAVPTGVKFFNWTGTMLKGSLSFETPMLWSVGFLVTFLFGGLTGVILASPPMDFHVTDTYFVVAHFHYVVFGTVVFAIFAGFFFWWPKFTGKMLDERLGKIQFWTLFIGFHTTFLVQHWLGAEGMPRRYADYLAADGFTALNTVSTIGAFLLGLSTLPFLYNVWKTAKYGEKVEVDDPWGYGRSLEWATSCPPPRHNFTTLPRIRSESPAFDLHHPTFAELAPEPAKAGPERS from the coding sequence ATGGGCACTCAGACCGTGCAGACGCCGGTACGACCCGTGCGGACCAAGCACAAGGGGCGGGTGATCGTCGACTGGCTGACCACCACCGACCACAAGAAGATCGGTCACCTGTACCTGATCACGTCGTTCGCGTTCTTCCTGCTCGGTGGTCTGATGGCGCTGCTGATGCGGGCCGAGCTGGCCCGGCCGGGGCTCCAGCTCATCAACAACCAGCAGTTCAACCAGCTGTTCACGCTGCACGGCACGATCATGCTGCTGCTCTTCGCGACCCCGGCGTTCGCGGGCTTCGCCAACGAGCTGATGCCGTTGCAGATCGGCTCACCCGATGTCGCCTTCCCCCGGCTGAACATGCTGTCGTACTGGTTCTACCTGTTCGGCGGCCTGATCGTGATCAGCTCGCTGGCGGTGCCGTCCGGGCCCGCCGACTTCGGCTGGTTCGCCTACGCGCCGCTCAACAGCCTGGAGCGTTCCCCGGGCATCGGGGGCGATCTGTGGATCATGGGGCTCGCGCTGTCCGGGTTCGGCACGATCCTCGGCGCGGTCAACTTCATCACCACGATCATCGGGATGCGCGCGCCCGGCATGACGATGTTCCGGATGCCGATCTTCGTGTGGAACACGCTGTTCACGTCGATCCTGATCCTGATGGCGTTCCCGGTGCTGGCCGCGGCGCTGCTGTGCCTGGAGGCCGACCGGCGCTTCGGCTCGCACATCTTCGAGGCGGCCAGCGGCGGCGCGCTGCTGTGGCAGCACCTGTTCTGGTTCTTCGGCCATCCCGAGGTGTACATCATCGCGCTGCCGTTCTTCGGGATCATCAGCGAGATCATCCCGGTCTTCGCACGGAAGCCGATGTTCGGCTATCTGACCCTGATCGGGGCGACGATGGCGATCACCGGACTGTCGGTGGTGGTGTGGGCGCACCACATGTTCGCCACCGGCGCGGTGTTGCTGCCGTTCTTCTCGTTCATGAGCTTCCTGATCGCGGTGCCGACGGGAGTGAAGTTCTTCAACTGGACCGGCACCATGCTCAAGGGCTCGCTGTCCTTCGAGACACCCATGCTGTGGTCGGTGGGCTTCCTGGTGACCTTCCTGTTCGGCGGCCTGACCGGGGTGATCCTGGCGTCCCCGCCGATGGACTTCCACGTCACGGACACCTACTTCGTGGTCGCGCACTTCCACTACGTCGTCTTCGGCACCGTCGTCTTCGCGATCTTCGCCGGGTTCTTCTTCTGGTGGCCGAAGTTCACCGGGAAGATGCTCGACGAACGGCTCGGCAAGATCCAGTTCTGGACGCTGTTCATCGGCTTCCACACCACGTTCCTGGTGCAGCACTGGCTGGGCGCGGAGGGCATGCCGCGCCGGTACGCCGACTATCTGGCCGCCGACGGCTTCACCGCGCTGAACACCGTCTCCACCATCGGCGCCTTCCTGCTCGGCCTGTCGACCCTGCCGTTCCTCTACAACGTCTGGAAGACGGCGAAGTACGGCGAGAAGGTCGAGGTCGACGACCCCTGGGGCTACGGCCGTTCGCTGGAGTGGGCGACCTCCTGCCCGCCGCCCCGGCACAACTTCACCACTCTGCCCCGGATCCGCTCGGAGTCCCCGGCATTCGACCTGCACCACCCCACGTTCGCGGAGCTCGCTCCAGAGCCCGCGAAAGCCGGTCCCGAGCGGTCCTGA
- a CDS encoding helix-turn-helix transcriptional regulator translates to MLETSARLLRLLSLLQAHREWSGAQLADRLGVTPRTVRRDVERLRELGYPVNASPGTGGGYQLGAGAELPPLLLDDDEAVAVAVGLRTAAGQGIEGIGETSVRALTKLEQVLPNRLRRRVSALNAFTVPMLRDQPSAVDPGVLTELAHLCRDSEQLRFEYRGHDGTLSRRRAEPHRLVCTERRWYLVAWDLDRDDWRIFRVDRIAPRPPHGPRFTPRRPPADDLAAYVSQGVSTRAYAAHALVRLLVPLREAAEHISPSAGVLEPEGPRSCLLRTGAGNLDVMVIHVMLLGFEFEVLEPVELTDAIRTARDRLSRALERAPRTWGGAGRMPGTPSGSGAEW, encoded by the coding sequence ATGTTGGAGACCTCGGCACGACTGCTGCGCCTGCTCTCGCTCCTCCAGGCCCACCGGGAATGGTCCGGCGCCCAGCTCGCCGACCGCCTCGGTGTCACCCCCCGCACCGTGCGGCGGGACGTGGAGCGGCTGCGCGAGCTGGGCTACCCCGTCAACGCCAGTCCCGGCACCGGCGGCGGGTACCAGCTGGGCGCGGGCGCCGAGTTGCCGCCGCTGCTGCTCGACGACGACGAGGCGGTCGCCGTCGCCGTCGGACTGCGCACCGCCGCCGGACAGGGCATCGAGGGCATCGGCGAGACCTCCGTACGGGCCCTGACCAAGCTGGAACAGGTCCTGCCCAACCGGCTGCGCCGCCGGGTCAGCGCCCTGAACGCCTTCACCGTGCCGATGCTGCGCGACCAGCCCTCCGCCGTGGACCCCGGAGTCCTCACCGAACTGGCCCATCTGTGCCGGGACTCCGAGCAACTGCGCTTCGAGTACCGCGGCCACGACGGCACGCTCAGCCGCCGCCGGGCCGAACCGCACCGCCTGGTGTGCACCGAGCGGCGCTGGTACCTGGTCGCCTGGGACCTCGACCGGGACGACTGGCGCATCTTCCGGGTCGACCGCATCGCGCCCAGACCGCCGCACGGCCCCCGCTTCACCCCGCGCCGCCCACCCGCCGACGACCTGGCCGCCTATGTCTCCCAGGGCGTCTCCACGCGCGCGTACGCCGCACACGCCCTGGTCCGGCTGCTGGTGCCGCTCAGAGAGGCCGCCGAGCACATCTCGCCCTCCGCCGGGGTGCTGGAGCCCGAGGGCCCGCGCAGCTGCCTGCTGCGCACCGGCGCCGGCAACCTGGACGTGATGGTGATCCATGTGATGCTGCTGGGCTTCGAGTTCGAGGTGCTGGAGCCGGTCGAGCTGACCGACGCCATCAGGACCGCTCGGGACCGGCTTTCGCGGGCTCTGGAGCGAGCTCCGCGAACGTGGGGTGGTGCAGGTCGAATGCCGGGGACTCCGAGCGGATCCGGGGCAGAGTGGTGA
- a CDS encoding ABC transporter substrate-binding protein, with amino-acid sequence MARPRRSRAAEAVAALLLLALSAACGSRLPESDFEGGGRTTPSAAAEPIRVGIITSATSPVGGDAFTGPRDGAKAYFEWLNARGGVDGRPVEVRLCDDGGSGVGNNECVHRLIDEDEVVALVATTALDYAGASLVSRARVPDIGGQPIGAAYDTWPHLYGIYGSLAPREGTVGWDGELYGGTEVYRYFKREHGARTAAVVSYNQSASAAYARLVERGLKAEGYEVITEQVDFALPNFRAVAADLKEQGADLVFDAIDSHGNARLCAAMDDAGVELTAKVTNVQNWTSTVAEDYKDAPRCRNALWATGSSRNFEDTGHPAVQEFRDATEGLKTHSQWQLEGWAAAQWFTEAARDCAEEGVTRACVDGWMSRSQGYTADGLLLPVRFEQLPEPPATRRACLSVARWEDGRGWVSQGDMDHTCFDVPQLAYKP; translated from the coding sequence ATGGCTCGGCCTCGCCGGTCCCGGGCTGCTGAGGCGGTAGCCGCGCTGCTGCTGCTCGCGCTGAGCGCGGCCTGCGGCAGCCGGCTGCCGGAGAGCGACTTCGAGGGCGGCGGCCGTACGACGCCGTCCGCTGCCGCCGAGCCGATCCGGGTCGGCATCATCACCAGCGCCACCAGCCCCGTCGGCGGCGACGCCTTCACCGGCCCGCGCGACGGCGCCAAGGCGTACTTCGAGTGGCTCAACGCGCGCGGGGGCGTCGACGGGCGGCCGGTCGAGGTGCGGCTGTGCGACGACGGCGGCAGCGGGGTGGGCAACAACGAGTGCGTGCACCGGCTCATCGACGAGGACGAGGTGGTCGCCCTGGTCGCCACCACGGCCCTCGACTACGCGGGCGCCTCCCTCGTCTCCCGCGCGCGCGTGCCCGACATCGGCGGCCAGCCCATCGGCGCCGCGTACGACACCTGGCCGCATCTGTACGGCATCTACGGCAGCCTCGCCCCGCGCGAGGGCACGGTCGGCTGGGACGGCGAGCTGTACGGCGGCACCGAGGTCTACCGCTACTTCAAGCGCGAGCACGGTGCCCGCACCGCCGCCGTCGTCTCCTACAACCAGTCCGCGTCCGCCGCCTACGCGCGGCTCGTCGAGCGGGGCCTGAAGGCCGAGGGGTACGAGGTGATCACCGAGCAGGTCGACTTCGCGCTGCCCAACTTCCGCGCCGTCGCCGCCGATCTGAAGGAACAGGGCGCCGACCTCGTCTTCGACGCCATCGACAGCCACGGCAACGCCCGGCTGTGCGCGGCCATGGACGACGCCGGCGTCGAACTCACCGCCAAGGTGACGAACGTACAGAACTGGACGTCCACCGTCGCCGAGGACTACAAGGACGCCCCGCGCTGCCGCAACGCCCTGTGGGCGACCGGATCCAGCCGTAACTTCGAGGACACCGGGCACCCGGCCGTACAGGAGTTCCGGGACGCGACCGAGGGTCTGAAGACGCACTCGCAGTGGCAGTTGGAGGGGTGGGCGGCCGCGCAATGGTTCACGGAGGCGGCGCGGGACTGCGCCGAGGAGGGCGTCACGCGCGCGTGCGTCGACGGCTGGATGAGCCGCAGCCAGGGCTACACCGCCGACGGCCTGCTGCTTCCCGTCCGCTTCGAGCAGCTGCCCGAGCCGCCGGCCACCCGCCGGGCATGTCTGTCGGTGGCCCGCTGGGAGGACGGACGGGGCTGGGTGTCCCAGGGCGACATGGACCACACCTGCTTCGACGTACCGCAGTTGGCCTACAAGCCCTGA
- a CDS encoding branched-chain amino acid ABC transporter permease/ATP-binding protein, protein MSSLTYDLTLAGLSVGSAAALTGIGLVVTYRATGVLNFAHGAIAMVCAYALRQCVVEWGWPLWAGAAVTLLVLAPAIGMALERFVFRPLSVLGSDPAQTLVASIGVFVLLVGGAALLWGQGARDDAPEVLMSADPWGQLAVALVLAAAVGAVIRWTRFGRELRAVVDDRQLAVLGGIDADRVAAAGWAFGSFTAGLTGVLLAPYVRLDPYGLPLLVMEVVAVAVAARMRSLPVAVLTALGIGVAQSQLTRLHPSGWGEPLLQAVGANLFVVALLIAALALPRIGIRDALPRTATARVPTPPGAWIVAVMLFLLPLGFAGTDLHTSVQVPALGVILLSLVVVTGRGGQISLGQAAYAGLGALFTALLAAGRFPGLPRLPELAALAVAVLLVAPLGLLTGWPAITRRGLALALATFAVGVGVSRFVFAQPYATSGLSLGRPAGFEGDRAYYVLELLLLGAALVATRALRTGRTGRALAAMRDHEAGAAASGVRVPSLKLLAFVSGAALAALGGGMLGMGLRAFDPAAYDPVRGLLWFAAVMVLGADSTLGALAAAALLVGLDAGARGGVAAALIGVLAVLVGRFPGGPYEALRGAATRLRLRRRAKLTGRGAAVRGRFRRQSKSEPPAAADGAEPPPGPPAPVHESRTGGARGKHHPAGGRVPTLEARALEATYGGFKALDGVDLHVPAARITAVVGPNGAGKSTLFHCLAGTLHPTQGHIHYGDRNITHLPAHTRTRLGIARTFQQLAVFPSLTVAENIRVGAEQGHTPDPAAVARTLRLLGLDDLRDAPAADLPTGTLRRVELARALAGNPRVLLLDEPAAGLDTTEITALARVLKALAADGTALLVVEHDLDLVADLADVVHVMTAGRVIASGPPDHVLDTLGAQETPV, encoded by the coding sequence ATGTCCTCCCTCACGTACGACCTCACCCTGGCCGGTCTCTCGGTCGGCAGCGCCGCCGCGCTCACCGGGATCGGTCTGGTCGTGACCTACCGCGCGACCGGCGTGCTCAACTTCGCGCACGGCGCCATCGCCATGGTGTGCGCGTACGCGCTGCGGCAGTGTGTGGTGGAGTGGGGCTGGCCGCTGTGGGCGGGGGCCGCGGTGACCCTGCTGGTCCTGGCACCCGCGATCGGCATGGCGCTGGAACGCTTCGTCTTCCGCCCGCTGTCCGTCCTCGGCAGCGACCCCGCGCAGACGCTGGTGGCGTCCATCGGGGTGTTCGTGCTGCTGGTGGGCGGGGCGGCGCTGCTGTGGGGGCAGGGGGCGCGGGACGACGCACCCGAGGTACTCATGTCGGCGGACCCCTGGGGACAGCTCGCGGTCGCCCTGGTGCTGGCCGCGGCGGTCGGGGCGGTCATCCGGTGGACGCGGTTCGGGCGGGAACTGCGGGCGGTCGTGGACGACCGGCAACTCGCCGTGCTGGGCGGGATCGACGCGGACCGGGTGGCCGCGGCGGGCTGGGCGTTCGGCTCGTTCACGGCGGGCCTGACGGGCGTACTGCTGGCGCCGTACGTCCGGCTGGACCCGTACGGGCTGCCGCTGCTGGTGATGGAGGTGGTGGCGGTAGCGGTGGCGGCCCGGATGCGCAGCCTGCCGGTGGCGGTGCTGACAGCCCTGGGTATCGGCGTGGCGCAGAGCCAGTTGACGCGGCTGCACCCGTCGGGCTGGGGCGAGCCGCTGCTCCAGGCGGTCGGCGCGAATCTGTTCGTGGTGGCCCTGCTGATCGCCGCGCTGGCCCTCCCCCGCATCGGCATCCGCGACGCGCTCCCCCGCACGGCGACCGCGCGCGTGCCGACCCCGCCGGGCGCCTGGATCGTGGCGGTCATGCTGTTCCTGCTGCCACTGGGCTTCGCGGGCACGGACCTGCATACGTCGGTGCAGGTCCCGGCCCTGGGAGTGATCCTGCTGTCCCTGGTCGTGGTCACCGGCCGGGGCGGCCAGATCTCCCTGGGCCAGGCGGCCTACGCGGGCCTGGGCGCCCTCTTCACGGCGCTTCTGGCGGCGGGCCGCTTCCCGGGCCTGCCACGCCTGCCGGAGCTGGCGGCGCTGGCCGTGGCGGTTCTCCTGGTGGCCCCGCTGGGCCTCCTGACGGGCTGGCCCGCGATCACCCGCAGAGGTCTGGCCCTGGCCCTGGCGACGTTCGCGGTGGGCGTCGGAGTGAGCCGCTTCGTCTTCGCCCAGCCTTACGCGACGTCGGGCCTCTCGCTCGGCCGCCCGGCGGGCTTCGAGGGAGACCGCGCGTACTACGTACTGGAGTTGCTCCTGCTCGGCGCGGCCCTTGTGGCGACCAGAGCCCTGCGCACGGGCCGAACGGGCCGCGCCCTGGCGGCGATGCGCGACCACGAAGCGGGCGCGGCGGCCTCCGGCGTACGGGTCCCGTCCCTGAAACTGCTGGCCTTCGTCTCGGGCGCGGCGCTGGCCGCCCTGGGCGGCGGCATGCTCGGCATGGGCCTGCGCGCCTTCGACCCCGCCGCCTACGACCCCGTCCGCGGCCTCCTCTGGTTCGCCGCGGTCATGGTCCTGGGCGCCGACAGCACCCTCGGCGCCCTGGCCGCGGCGGCCCTCCTGGTGGGCCTCGACGCGGGAGCCCGAGGAGGCGTGGCAGCGGCCCTGATCGGCGTACTGGCAGTCCTGGTGGGCCGCTTCCCCGGCGGCCCATACGAGGCCCTGCGCGGGGCGGCGACCCGACTACGGCTCCGGCGAAGGGCGAAGCTGACGGGGCGGGGGGCGGCGGTGCGGGGCCGGTTCCGGCGGCAATCCAAGTCCGAACCACCGGCAGCCGCCGACGGCGCTGAGCCCCCACCAGGGCCACCAGCGCCTGTCCACGAAAGCCGCACGGGCGGTGCGCGTGGGAAACACCACCCGGCCGGAGGCCGGGTGCCCACCCTCGAAGCCCGCGCGCTGGAGGCAACCTATGGCGGATTCAAAGCCCTCGACGGAGTCGACCTCCATGTACCCGCCGCCCGGATCACCGCCGTCGTCGGCCCCAACGGCGCCGGAAAGAGCACCCTCTTCCACTGCCTCGCGGGCACCCTCCACCCCACCCAGGGCCACATCCACTACGGCGACCGGAACATCACCCACCTCCCCGCCCACACCCGCACCCGCCTCGGCATCGCCCGCACCTTCCAGCAACTCGCCGTCTTCCCCTCCCTCACAGTGGCCGAAAACATCCGGGTAGGCGCGGAGCAAGGCCACACCCCCGACCCCGCAGCCGTAGCGAGAACCCTCCGCCTCCTCGGACTCGACGACCTGCGGGACGCCCCCGCCGCCGACCTCCCCACCGGCACCCTCCGCCGCGTCGAACTCGCAAGAGCCCTCGCCGGAAACCCCCGGGTCCTCCTCCTGGACGAACCCGCCGCGGGCCTGGACACGACGGAGATCACCGCACTGGCGCGGGTCCTCAAGGCCCTCGCGGCCGACGGCACCGCACTCCTCGTGGTCGAGCACGACCTCGACCTCGTCGCCGACCTCGCGGACGTCGTGCACGTCATGACCGCGGGCCGGGTCATCGCCTCCGGCCCCCCGGACCACGTCCTGGACACCCTCGGCGCCCAGGAGACCCCCGTATGA
- a CDS encoding ABC transporter ATP-binding protein: MTISLRHARVRYGPLEALHGVTLAAAPGLTVLLGRNGSGRTTALRALAGTVPLAAGAVVWDGVDVTRVPAYERARRGLCLVPERQAVFGSLTVRENLELTAPAHDRALDAYPHLEPLLPRRAGTLSGGEQRMLALSRALLARPRVVLVDEPTQGMSPAVATRTYGLLAALDACVVLAEQRLPPVLRDHPVLVYELRRGAVVFSGEAAELRRSSEAARRPPRTGSKSSE, encoded by the coding sequence ATGACCATCTCCCTGCGCCACGCGCGCGTGCGCTACGGCCCGCTGGAAGCGCTGCACGGCGTCACCCTCGCCGCCGCCCCCGGCCTGACGGTCCTGCTGGGCCGCAACGGATCGGGCCGTACGACCGCGCTGCGGGCCCTGGCCGGGACCGTCCCCCTGGCCGCGGGCGCGGTGGTGTGGGACGGCGTCGACGTGACCCGCGTACCGGCGTACGAACGCGCCCGCCGCGGCCTGTGCCTGGTCCCGGAACGCCAGGCGGTCTTCGGCTCGCTCACGGTTCGCGAGAACCTCGAACTCACCGCCCCCGCCCACGACCGCGCCCTGGACGCCTACCCCCACCTGGAACCCCTGCTCCCACGCCGGGCGGGCACCCTCTCCGGCGGCGAGCAGCGCATGCTGGCCCTGTCCCGGGCCCTGCTGGCCCGCCCGCGCGTCGTGCTCGTCGACGAACCGACGCAGGGCATGTCCCCGGCGGTGGCGACCCGTACGTACGGACTCCTCGCCGCACTGGACGCCTGCGTGGTCCTCGCCGAACAACGGCTGCCGCCGGTCCTGCGCGACCACCCGGTGCTGGTGTACGAACTGCGCCGGGGCGCCGTCGTGTTCAGCGGCGAGGCGGCCGAGCTCAGGCGTTCGTCAGAGGCAGCCCGAAGGCCGCCGAGGACCGGGTCGAAGTCTTCGGAATGA
- a CDS encoding transglycosylase family protein — MYRTPITLAVTATLLALAPGGAHAAPPPPAPGTPSTRAPYACAKDQWPWGCVAECESSGRWHINTGNGFYGGLQFWQPTWKEFGGLKYARRADLATRGEQILVAQEVLAVQGWGAWPVCAKRYGLKGRMHTVKSGDTLSAIARKYQVKGGWPAFHKANKKTIGADPDRLKPGMLLVIPKTSTRSSAAFGLPLTNA; from the coding sequence ATGTACCGCACGCCGATCACCCTCGCCGTCACGGCCACCCTGCTCGCCCTCGCCCCCGGCGGCGCCCACGCCGCGCCACCACCGCCCGCACCCGGAACGCCGTCCACGCGCGCGCCGTACGCCTGTGCCAAGGACCAGTGGCCCTGGGGCTGTGTCGCCGAGTGCGAGAGCAGCGGCCGCTGGCACATCAACACCGGCAACGGCTTCTACGGCGGACTCCAGTTCTGGCAGCCCACCTGGAAGGAGTTCGGCGGCCTGAAGTACGCCCGGCGCGCGGACCTCGCCACGCGCGGGGAGCAGATCCTGGTCGCGCAGGAGGTGCTGGCCGTGCAGGGCTGGGGGGCCTGGCCCGTGTGTGCGAAGCGGTACGGGCTCAAGGGCCGGATGCACACGGTGAAATCCGGTGACACGCTCTCCGCGATCGCCCGCAAGTACCAGGTCAAGGGCGGCTGGCCGGCCTTCCACAAGGCCAACAAGAAGACGATCGGCGCCGATCCGGACCGTCTGAAGCCCGGCATGCTGCTCGTCATTCCGAAGACTTCGACCCGGTCCTCGGCGGCCTTCGGGCTGCCTCTGACGAACGCCTGA
- a CDS encoding transglycosylase family protein: protein MSECADTTRDNARRARTTAVLAGAALLAPLGLLAATGNAAAADGGVWDRIAQCESGGNWHISTGNGYYGGLQFSASTWSAYGGTAYAATADQASKDQQIAVATKVQRAQGWGAWPTCSARAGAYGSAPAAAAPAAGPATTKAAPPKAPERSSGHTDRGFSRGDYVVRQGDTLSGIAARYGTSWQRLHAANKAVIGADPDVIVPGQRLDI, encoded by the coding sequence ATGTCCGAATGTGCCGATACCACTCGCGACAACGCCCGTAGGGCACGTACGACGGCGGTCCTCGCCGGGGCGGCCCTGCTCGCCCCGCTCGGACTGCTGGCCGCGACCGGCAACGCCGCCGCGGCGGACGGCGGAGTGTGGGACCGCATCGCCCAGTGCGAGAGCGGCGGCAACTGGCACATCAGCACAGGCAACGGCTACTACGGAGGACTCCAGTTCTCCGCGAGCACCTGGAGCGCGTACGGCGGCACGGCGTACGCGGCCACCGCCGACCAGGCGAGCAAGGACCAGCAGATCGCCGTCGCCACCAAGGTCCAGCGGGCCCAGGGATGGGGCGCCTGGCCCACCTGCTCGGCGCGCGCCGGGGCGTACGGCAGCGCACCCGCGGCCGCCGCGCCCGCGGCCGGACCGGCGACGACCAAGGCGGCTCCGCCGAAGGCGCCGGAGCGCTCCTCGGGCCACACCGACCGCGGCTTCTCCCGCGGCGACTACGTCGTACGGCAGGGCGACACCCTGAGCGGCATCGCCGCCCGGTACGGGACCAGCTGGCAGCGGCTGCACGCCGCCAACAAGGCCGTCATCGGCGCCGATCCCGATGTGATCGTGCCCGGCCAGCGCCTCGACATCTAG
- the der gene encoding ribosome biogenesis GTPase Der — translation MNDQIHSEGSGEAHDHGALGDAEYAEFMELAAEEGFDIEDVEGAIEAAGHGPLPVLAVVGRPNVGKSTLVNRIIGRREAVVEDKPGVTRDRVTYEAEWAGRRFKVVDTGGWEQDVLGIDASVAAQAEYAIEAADAVVFVVDAKVGATDTDEAVVRLLRKAGKPVVLCANKVDGPSGEADATYLWSLGLGEPHPVSALHGRGTGDMLDAVLEVLPDAPEQTFGTGVGGPRRIALIGRPNVGKSSLLNKVAGEERVVVNELAGTTRDPVDELIELGGVTWKFVDTAGIRKRVHLQQGADYYASLRTAAAVEKAEVAVVLIDASENISVQDQRIVTMAVEAGRAMVIAYNKWDTLDEERRYYLEREIETELAQVAWAPRVNVSAQTGRHMEKLVPAIETALAGWETRVPTGRLNAFLGELVAAHPHPIRGGKQPRILFGTQAGTKPPRFVLFASGFIEAGYRRFIERRLREEFGFEGTPIHISVRVREKRGRKK, via the coding sequence ATGAACGACCAGATCCACTCCGAGGGCTCGGGCGAGGCGCACGACCACGGAGCACTTGGCGATGCCGAGTACGCGGAGTTCATGGAGCTCGCCGCGGAAGAGGGCTTCGACATCGAGGACGTCGAGGGCGCCATCGAGGCGGCGGGCCACGGTCCGCTGCCCGTCCTCGCCGTCGTCGGCCGCCCCAACGTGGGCAAGTCGACCCTCGTCAACCGCATCATCGGGCGCCGCGAGGCCGTCGTCGAGGACAAGCCCGGCGTCACCCGTGACCGCGTGACGTACGAGGCCGAGTGGGCCGGACGCCGCTTCAAGGTCGTCGACACCGGCGGCTGGGAGCAGGACGTCCTCGGCATCGACGCCTCCGTGGCCGCGCAGGCCGAGTACGCCATCGAGGCCGCCGACGCCGTCGTCTTCGTCGTCGACGCCAAGGTCGGCGCGACCGACACCGACGAGGCCGTCGTACGACTGCTGCGCAAGGCCGGTAAGCCCGTCGTGCTGTGCGCCAACAAGGTGGACGGCCCGAGCGGCGAGGCGGACGCCACCTATCTGTGGTCCCTCGGCCTCGGCGAGCCGCACCCCGTCTCCGCGCTGCACGGCCGCGGCACCGGCGACATGCTGGACGCCGTCCTGGAAGTGCTGCCGGACGCGCCCGAGCAGACCTTCGGCACCGGGGTCGGCGGCCCCCGCCGGATCGCCCTGATCGGCCGCCCGAACGTCGGCAAGTCCTCGCTGCTGAACAAGGTGGCGGGCGAGGAGCGCGTCGTCGTCAACGAACTCGCGGGCACCACCCGGGACCCGGTCGACGAGCTGATCGAACTCGGCGGTGTCACCTGGAAGTTCGTCGACACGGCCGGTATCCGCAAGCGGGTCCACCTCCAGCAGGGCGCCGACTACTATGCCTCGCTGCGCACCGCGGCGGCCGTGGAGAAGGCCGAGGTGGCGGTCGTCCTGATCGACGCCTCGGAGAACATCTCCGTCCAGGACCAGCGCATCGTGACGATGGCCGTCGAGGCGGGCCGCGCCATGGTCATCGCCTACAACAAGTGGGACACCCTCGACGAGGAGCGCCGCTACTACCTGGAGCGGGAGATCGAGACCGAGCTCGCCCAGGTCGCCTGGGCGCCCCGGGTGAACGTCTCGGCGCAGACCGGCCGGCACATGGAGAAGCTGGTCCCGGCGATCGAGACGGCCCTCGCGGGCTGGGAGACCCGGGTCCCCACCGGACGGCTCAACGCCTTCCTCGGTGAGCTGGTCGCCGCCCACCCGCACCCGATCCGGGGCGGCAAGCAGCCGCGCATCCTCTTCGGCACCCAGGCCGGTACCAAGCCCCCGCGGTTCGTGCTCTTCGCCTCCGGCTTCATCGAGGCGGGCTACCGGCGCTTCATCGAGCGCCGGCTGCGTGAGGAGTTCGGCTTCGAGGGAACCCCGATCCATATCTCGGTCCGGGTCCGCGAGAAGCGCGGCCGGAAGAAGTAA
- a CDS encoding lysophospholipid acyltransferase family protein, translating to MTELPSARGAEVGRRIGVGLMYGLFKPRVLGAWRVPASGPAILAVNHSHNIDGPMVMGVAPRPTHFLIKKEAFVGPLDPFLTRIGQLKVDRTTTDRTAITRALGVLESGGVLGIFPEGTRGEGDFASLRAGLAYFAVRSGAPIVPVAVLGSTERPSRLTKGLPALRSRVDVVFGDPFDAGDGSARRTRRALDEATERIQKQLTEHLENARRLTGR from the coding sequence GTGACCGAGCTGCCTTCGGCGCGGGGTGCCGAGGTCGGGCGGCGCATCGGCGTCGGCCTGATGTACGGGCTGTTCAAGCCGCGGGTGCTGGGCGCCTGGCGGGTGCCCGCGAGCGGTCCGGCGATCCTCGCCGTCAACCACTCCCACAACATCGACGGCCCCATGGTCATGGGCGTCGCGCCCCGGCCCACGCACTTCCTGATCAAGAAGGAGGCGTTCGTCGGGCCGCTCGACCCCTTCCTGACCCGCATCGGCCAGCTGAAGGTGGACCGCACGACCACCGACCGCACCGCGATCACCCGGGCGCTCGGCGTCCTGGAGAGCGGTGGCGTCCTCGGGATATTCCCCGAGGGCACGCGTGGCGAGGGCGACTTCGCCTCCCTGCGCGCCGGGCTCGCCTACTTCGCGGTGCGCAGCGGCGCGCCGATTGTGCCGGTCGCCGTGCTGGGAAGCACCGAGCGGCCCAGCCGGTTGACGAAGGGGCTGCCCGCGCTGCGCTCCCGCGTCGACGTCGTCTTCGGCGACCCGTTCGACGCGGGCGACGGCAGCGCCCGGCGCACCCGCCGGGCGCTGGACGAGGCGACCGAGCGCATCCAGAAGCAGCTGACCGAGCACCTGGAAAACGCCAGGCGGCTCACCGGCCGCTAG